The genomic window CAACATATTTGGTGCAGAATTCAAAGTGGGAACAAGTCATTCATTAATTAGGAAGAACATAATTAAAAGGGTTATTTTGGTCAATAGGGGAAGATACACTTTTGAGGCAATATGTTCAAGTAATTGAGAGGAAAATGACAGCAGTAAACAGCAGTCAGTGTCTTATCTGGCTGCAGCTGCATTGTTGCTTGTGCTTTTTTCCCTTCTCACGGGAACTGTGTTCTTCAAAGGAGCAGAAGCTTTGATTCGATTCCTCACAGCTGTATTGGTGGATTGTTTTGTGCCACTGCAAGCAGTCCTAGACTTTAGCGGAAGCTCCACAGTGGCTCGAAGGGGAAATGGCTGCTTGCGCGATTCACTGACCGCAGTTCGCAGGGGAAACCTCTGGGGCGAGGGGCTAGTGAAGCGGGTGGAGGGGAAAGTGCAGTTTGCAGTGCTTAAGCTGCGACGAGATGTCGCAGGATTGCAGTAGAGAGGCATGCGATTACTTCCACTTGGGACGGTTGAACAGGACAGTGTCGATTTCGATCTTGTGTGGAGTTGTGGAGTGCTTGATCCTGTTTGCGATTCAACCTTTGTGCTAAGGTGAATGAAAAAGATTTAGTTTAGCagtttataaatgttataaatagTTCTTGCTGAACAggttaaacttaaaaataaacaaactggtCTCAGAATCTTGTTAATACtgtaatgatttttatgtggctagttgtacgtatcgcagcagtttccagTTTCACGTTGCACTTGTGacgcaaaggaccggggtacgagtcccaAAGAGCACACGAGTTGATACATGtgtcgaaagtgtcatagaagcaccaaaatATTACGTGGTTGCATccgcaattgcgtttttcatcttgcatttgcttttatgacactatcggttaggtttaggtttaaggtttaacgTTTAacgtgcaccgacgctccccatccaacctgatggagcttgagaggtcctgcaaagtagAATGGGAgtaactgcccaaaaatagatgtgccaagcttgtagcatcatactcaaaaagacttgaggctgtaattgatgccaaaggtgcttcaacaaagtattgagcaaaggctgtgaatactttaaacaataaagtgatttgatttgatttgatttgatacttatgtacgtgatttttttcattttttatttttaataaatttgcaaagatttcaaacaaacttctttcatgttgtcattgtggggtattgtttgtagaattttgaggaaaataatgaatttaatccattttggaataaggctgtaacataacaaaatgtggaaaaagtgaagcgctgtcagTACTTTCCAGATGCATTGTAGGGTAGGAAGGGTCGGtttagttgatttaaaactcgataactGCGATACATGAAAGGAACCACATAATGTCACTGTGAAACAATGTTGCAATtttcacagtcacataattttcatgagatcaggctgaaaatacAACAATGCAGAAAACTGAGTTATACTATATAAAACTAGTTCTAAAGCCAAAGTCTTACCCATTgcttgatttttgctctaatTTCGTAGTGCCAGCTTCTGGTAGGATAACAGGGGCTACAACCACTAGTTTTAAAGGCTTCCTTATTGGGGTGACGGGTCTGGGGATCCTGCTGCTCCACCCAGTGCTGTTTTTCTCTTCAGCCTCTTTCTTGAGCTTGTTGAGGGAATCATCAGATTCATGAACATCCTCCTCTGAGCCCATAGTAGAAGGAGTCTCTGAGGCTCTCTTGGGCTCTTCTCCAGAAGACAGCGAGGATGAAGTCCTGGAATTCAGTCTCATCCATCGTTCTTGTCGCTGTCTTTCCACAGCCAAACGGACCAAGTCCTGCTGACTCGCTCTTCTTCGCAGTCGTTCTTTGGTGGAATGGGATTGTTCCAATCCCACGTCCTCCTCTGAGACCAGGATAGGAATGCGACTCTTGCTCCTTGTCCGTGGACTTTTAGAAAGTCCTATACCGCATGTGTCATTCTCAGGTACTGGCTTTTCCTCATGATGTTCTTCTTTTGGTGGCAGTTTTCCATCAGTTGATGAATCTTGCTGGAGGGGTTCCCTTGACTTTAAGGAGATGAGAACCGTAAGACCTTCTTGTTTGTCAGAAGTTTCCTTTGGGAAAGATACGTCCAGAACACTGAGTACCTGAGGCACTTCTGTAGGGGTCTGAGAGGTGACTTCAGAAAGGACGACTCCTGGCTCTGGAGAAAGGACTGAATTTACCTTCATCTGAACGTCCTCAGCAATGGCTAGATCTTCAGGGTCACCTTCTCTGACCTGTGCACCATGGGAAGACATGATATTCAGATGGGATGTCTCAGAAATGTGTACAAAAGTGCGCTCCACTTTGGAGAAGGGGGGCGATGCTAATGAGCCTAAGGCCACTAGAGTTGTTGACATGGTTACCACCGGTTTAGACATCTGTATGGATGGGTCTAGGTCATCTGAGGGCCTCTGCACCTGGTTTATATCCTCCTGAAAATGGACCTCTAATTGACCACCATTATTCAACAGCTCATTTTGAGGAGCATTAGAACCTGCCATACCCTGATCCACATCAGTGCCATTCATGGCATTTGGAGACCTCATCATGTCTCCTGGTGAAAACAGAACAAGGGTCTTTGAGACATCCTCTTGGTCAGGATCTACATCAGCCACCGAACCCGGTTCTTTCGGCTGATTGTGAGGATCATCGGCCACTAAGGTGGATGGAGCCCCATCTTGACTACGTTCTGTACACCTTTCGCTCACTCCACTACTGGACTCGCTCTTTGTGACGTCGTCATCTCTAGGTCCTTCATCCTGAGTCTCTGGCGGTGTTGCTGTGAAGGCCCGACACTGATGCAGGCTACCTGTCAGCATGACGGTGAGGAAGTCAGCTCTTTTAGCGTGCAGTTTAGGAAGGATATGGAACATCTCCTTCTCTGAGGATGATGATTTAGTCCTGTAGTCAGTTGGTGACAACAGAGGCTCACTTGGGGCAGAGACCTGAAAGATGCCACACACATACAAGTTACAAATCTGCCACTAGATTACTATTTGAGTGAGACAATGTCAGGTCTCATTAAAAGAAACTAAATGTGACAATGACATTCTGTGATGACTAAACaaaaactttcaggaaaacaaaatgggccttattcatgaaacatgagtagaacaaatgtatgtgtaaatgcattcttaggtaaattgtcccattgaatTGAATGGGACAATTTACGTGAGCATCATTTTGCTAacgatttacacacaaatttgttctgctcatgtatTTACTCAGAGTtacgttgttccaaacttgtatgaatttctttcttccatggaacacaaaaggagatgagaaggcacggtcacatttacctttgcacggcgaaattccgtcatctcaatgggaatccgtgCGTTCATGAAGTTCATGATGGACTTCTGGTGTCGAAGAATTTCCCCTTGCGGATTTCGTGCAGAgtttaagtttggtgaactttggcaGGCGAATTTCGcagcattgaccaataggaagttgcttggtttggcagtgacctctgtgttcgctgtgcaaaggtaaatgtgactgcgcctttagcctaagggtacgtttacacgacaacgatgtactaaaaacagaaacgtttttcctttgcgtttttgaaaagtttcgcatacagacaacaacgttgtcaaaacgatccccgttcacacggatccacgaaaatgactaaaaatgctgtattatgcatgccaggccagtagttggcgatgtcactttgtaaagaaacactatgcacATGCGCacatgaatacaaacaatgaagatggcgatcgctggtcgtagtagtgttgcagtaaatctacacttcgctggagaagcgtcaataaactcaaaatcttgagtagCACAAACACAgccctgtagtccgccattgtagttttgaatgtctcgcgcatcgttttgaagtactcgcgggcatgcctatagactgaacacgtaatacgcgtgcgcatgatgtcatcgttttcacaaatttgcgtttttatatgtttacatggagacgataacagcattgttttcaaaaacttgcactttgaaacccgttttcaaaagtttgcgttttcaggccccaaaacgccgttgtcacgtaaacgaacagccaaaacgcataaaaagttttccatttttagttgaaaatgttgtcttgtaaacggcccctaagtcaccgttcactttcactgtatggaaaaatatgcaatgaatgtatatggtgattgaggctaacatgctgccttttgtgttccaccgaataAAGAAATGTGTTTGGAAAAACGTaagactgagtaaatgatgacagagttttcatttttgggtgtactagcCCTTTAACCATACATACAGGGGAAAATTACTTTTGAGTTTtttgcaaattattttatttacgcTTTTTTAGTGGATGATTCCTAATAAACTATACAATCAAACAATACAACCAATTTTCCCTCAAAgagtttaattttgtttaaattgtacACAAGCTTTTCAAGATTGTCTAAATTACATACATAAAAAAGGCACAAAAATGTGTTAAAGAATTTTCCCTTTTAAAGCAGCCAAtcatatttagcttttttttttcaagtgtatCCCAACATACAGGTTTTCTATACAATACATACAGACTTAAACCAACCAGATTACATGCTTTTACAGATACAGGATTAATTCAGTTTCTCTTTCTTAGATATATACTATACATGtatcttattaaaaaaaagtttaaaatacat from Myxocyprinus asiaticus isolate MX2 ecotype Aquarium Trade chromosome 35, UBuf_Myxa_2, whole genome shotgun sequence includes these protein-coding regions:
- the LOC127425791 gene encoding tau-tubulin kinase 1-like, which produces MNGTAEQQDILPPNCMVKERWKVLKKIGGGGFGEIYEALDVLTRENVALKVESAQQPKQVLKMEVAVLKKLQGKNHVCKFIGCGRNDKFNYVVMQLQGRNLADLRRSQPRGTFTMSTTLRLGKQILESIEAIHSVGFLHRDIKPSNFAMGRLPSTYRKCYMLDFGLARQYTNTNGEVRPPRTVAGFRGTVRYASVNAHKNKEMGRHDDLWSLFYMLVEFAAGQLPWRKIKDKEQVGQIKERYDHRMLLKHMPSEFNVFLEHVLGLDYYTKPNYQLLMSVFENSMKERIITENEPYDWEKSGTDSMMSATTQSATQQNTRPTAAMVGVINVTLMQGDHQRENTDDVVLDEHLSDQENAPPVPSGRPADGSQLPTDAGGWEETDINRNKLRINLGKGGQEEDGNRGGCPMLPQRGGGGLDSPSVQVHSLRYRRVNSPESDRLSAADGREGYGQRSRMDILGSPSRHVYSSQPAQMLSVDGCRGDRGRNEASASVDQEAHSNAFIRSVPLAEEEDFDSKEWVIIDKETELRDFHHPPGAEPTTSGTTDEELEELRPLEDGEERWRHRGTDPSVRPKTSYGDRTTRGMLPLTEEEVSRRSGKGQSTSAESPVQSPCHSLPSGRLRRRELDPNGPQRQVSAPSEPLLSPTDYRTKSSSSEKEMFHILPKLHAKRADFLTVMLTGSLHQCRAFTATPPETQDEGPRDDDVTKSESSSGVSERCTERSQDGAPSTLVADDPHNQPKEPGSVADVDPDQEDVSKTLVLFSPGDMMRSPNAMNGTDVDQGMAGSNAPQNELLNNGGQLEVHFQEDINQVQRPSDDLDPSIQMSKPVVTMSTTLVALGSLASPPFSKVERTFVHISETSHLNIMSSHGAQVREGDPEDLAIAEDVQMKVNSVLSPEPGVVLSEVTSQTPTEVPQVLSVLDVSFPKETSDKQEGLTVLISLKSREPLQQDSSTDGKLPPKEEHHEEKPVPENDTCGIGLSKSPRTRSKSRIPILVSEEDVGLEQSHSTKERLRRRASQQDLVRLAVERQRQERWMRLNSRTSSSLSSGEEPKRASETPSTMGSEEDVHESDDSLNKLKKEAEEKNSTGWSSRIPRPVTPIRKPLKLVVVAPVILPEAGTTKLEQKSSNGTKVESQTGSSTPQLHTRSKSTLSCSTVPSGSNRMPLYCNPATSRRSLSTANCTFPSTRFTSPSPQRFPLRTAVSESRKQPFPLRATVELPLKSRTACSGTKQSTNTAVRNRIKASAPLKNTVPVRREKSTSNNAAAAR